The following coding sequences are from one Virgibacillus necropolis window:
- a CDS encoding YkvA family protein, with protein sequence MSDKKGYKDKLAKFDPAKAIKGSQKYFTENKFGSKMLNYAKLLGTKVAYYSFLLFYAFKSPNTPKSAKLTIAGALGYLILPVDLVPDFIPLVGITDDSAVILYALYRIYSHIDEPIKQKADAKMKKFFGDNYDTKDIDKNLIFDQKEEKNE encoded by the coding sequence ATGTCAGATAAAAAAGGTTACAAAGATAAACTAGCGAAATTTGACCCAGCTAAAGCGATTAAAGGAAGTCAAAAATATTTTACTGAAAATAAATTTGGTTCGAAAATGCTCAACTATGCGAAACTTTTAGGTACTAAAGTAGCGTATTACAGTTTCTTGTTGTTTTATGCGTTTAAAAGTCCGAATACACCAAAGTCTGCTAAATTAACGATTGCAGGAGCGCTTGGGTATTTAATTTTACCTGTTGATTTAGTGCCCGATTTTATTCCATTGGTTGGGATAACCGATGATAGCGCGGTAATCCTTTATGCATTATACCGAATTTATTCACATATTGACGAGCCAATAAAGCAAAAAGCAGATGCGAAAATGAAAAAGTTTTTCGGTGATAATTATGATACGAAAGATATAGATAAAAATTTAATTTTTGATCAGAAAGAAGAAAAAAATGAGTAA
- a CDS encoding SDR family oxidoreductase — protein MFVQEKIAIVTGVSHAHGIGAAVCRKLAANGCAIFFTYWEASPDWATTFQKEMLELGVRCAGFEVDLSEPHAPFELLDMVESKMGLPTILVNNAAYSTRDGYQQLDVQTLDNHYAVNMRATFLLCVEFARRFKKAEGSAGRVINMTSGQAQGPMLEELAYGATKAAISGFTLTLSAEVAPLGITVNAVNPGPTDTGWMTADFKQELSSQFLMGRMGMPEDAAHLIGFLASDEAEWITGQVINSEGGFLRK, from the coding sequence TTGTTTGTGCAGGAAAAGATTGCAATTGTAACGGGAGTTAGTCATGCACATGGTATTGGTGCGGCTGTATGTCGCAAGCTTGCTGCTAATGGGTGTGCTATATTTTTTACTTATTGGGAAGCGTCACCTGATTGGGCGACTACTTTTCAAAAAGAAATGCTTGAATTAGGTGTTCGTTGTGCAGGGTTTGAAGTTGATCTATCTGAACCACATGCTCCATTTGAATTATTGGATATGGTTGAGTCTAAAATGGGTCTACCAACGATTTTGGTGAACAATGCTGCCTACTCAACGAGGGATGGATACCAGCAACTTGATGTTCAAACACTTGATAATCATTATGCTGTCAACATGCGCGCTACCTTTTTGTTGTGTGTAGAGTTTGCACGACGGTTTAAGAAAGCTGAAGGTTCAGCAGGTCGGGTTATTAATATGACCTCGGGACAGGCACAGGGTCCGATGCTTGAAGAACTAGCTTATGGCGCAACAAAAGCTGCTATATCAGGATTTACGTTGACATTGTCGGCCGAGGTTGCCCCACTTGGTATTACAGTAAATGCGGTGAACCCTGGGCCAACAGATACCGGTTGGATGACAGCTGATTTTAAACAGGAACTCTCATCGCAATTTTTAATGGGGCGAATGGGAATGCCTGAAGATGCCGCTCATTTAATCGGATTTTTGGCAAGCGATGAGGCAGAATGGATCACGGGACAAGTGATTAATTCAGAAGGTGGATTCTTGCGGAAGTAG
- a CDS encoding M42 family metallopeptidase has translation MFKLLKQLTELQGPSGFEQPVTSYIKEKVTPLCDEVKVDAIGNVIARFKGNKPGPKVLLTAHMDEIGFIVKKVEKNGLIRFEKLGGHDDRILLAQKVMVRSEKGPKLGIIGTISVHYQKFDNSQKVRDYKQLYVDVGASSLADVEEMGIAVGDPITWDSQVEFLGDEQNGKIVGKGFDDRAGCAVLIQLLEDLQNKEFSGEVIALFAVQEEVGLRGAKVALANLEFDIAIALDTTAVSDTPEDVMDNTLQIGGGVGIKIMDSSLISHPAVKDKLVELARTGKIKHQLEIFTGIGTDAGAVTLANKGVPTGVLSIPSRNAHSPVEVIDLKDLESVKELLTAFIKNDNQKSDFLFY, from the coding sequence ATGTTTAAACTACTAAAACAACTAACAGAACTTCAAGGCCCTAGTGGGTTTGAACAGCCTGTCACATCTTACATAAAAGAAAAAGTCACTCCATTATGTGACGAAGTAAAGGTTGATGCAATTGGCAACGTCATTGCTAGATTTAAAGGGAATAAACCAGGTCCAAAGGTGCTTTTAACCGCCCATATGGATGAAATTGGCTTCATCGTTAAAAAAGTCGAAAAAAATGGATTAATTCGATTTGAAAAGCTTGGCGGACATGATGACCGAATTCTACTTGCCCAAAAGGTAATGGTGCGAAGTGAAAAAGGACCTAAACTTGGAATAATCGGTACCATTTCAGTTCATTATCAAAAGTTTGACAATAGCCAAAAGGTACGAGATTACAAGCAACTATATGTAGATGTTGGTGCAAGTTCGCTGGCCGATGTTGAGGAAATGGGGATTGCGGTTGGTGATCCGATCACATGGGACTCACAGGTTGAATTTTTAGGAGATGAACAAAACGGAAAAATCGTTGGTAAAGGCTTTGATGATCGAGCGGGTTGTGCAGTATTAATTCAATTACTGGAAGACCTTCAGAATAAAGAGTTTTCTGGTGAAGTTATCGCGCTTTTTGCTGTCCAGGAAGAGGTTGGTTTAAGAGGTGCAAAGGTCGCACTTGCTAACCTTGAATTTGATATAGCGATAGCGCTTGATACGACTGCCGTCAGTGATACACCAGAAGACGTAATGGATAATACCCTCCAAATTGGCGGTGGAGTAGGCATAAAAATCATGGATAGTAGTTTAATCTCCCATCCTGCAGTCAAGGACAAGCTCGTCGAATTAGCGAGAACAGGAAAAATAAAGCACCAACTCGAAATATTTACTGGAATTGGAACGGATGCGGGTGCAGTTACCTTAGCAAATAAAGGTGTTCCAACAGGGGTGTTATCAATTCCTTCCAGAAACGCTCACTCTCCAGTTGAGGTGATCGATCTAAAAGACTTGGAATCCGTAAAAGAACTTTTGACCGCCTTCATAAAAAATGACAATCAGAAATCAGACTTCCTCTTTTACTAA
- the motA gene encoding flagellar motor stator protein MotA yields MDKASIIGVILATIAIGVGMTLKGVSPVALINPAALLIIVGGTAASVFIAFPMRTLKNVPTLFKIIFKQGKSKRIEEIIEMFTEWAELSRREGVLSLEGKIEETEDTFLYSGMQLVVDGQSPDFIRDVMLEKVDAMEERHQEGASIFTQAGTYAPTLGVLGAVIGLIAALGNMEDTDALGHAISAAFVATLLGIFTGYVLWHPFANKLREKSKNEAKIKYVMVEGILSIANGESPQIIKDKLGSYLSPRELTKIKQEETDAQKETA; encoded by the coding sequence GTGGATAAGGCATCGATTATAGGCGTGATATTAGCAACTATCGCTATTGGAGTTGGGATGACTTTAAAAGGGGTTAGTCCGGTTGCGTTAATAAATCCAGCAGCATTATTAATTATAGTTGGAGGGACTGCCGCATCCGTTTTTATTGCGTTTCCAATGCGTACACTAAAAAATGTGCCGACACTTTTTAAGATTATTTTTAAACAAGGTAAAAGCAAAAGGATAGAAGAAATCATTGAAATGTTTACGGAATGGGCAGAACTTAGCCGCAGGGAGGGTGTTTTATCACTAGAAGGTAAAATCGAGGAGACAGAGGATACGTTTCTTTACTCTGGAATGCAATTAGTGGTTGATGGTCAATCCCCTGACTTCATCCGGGATGTTATGCTTGAAAAGGTTGATGCGATGGAGGAGAGGCATCAGGAAGGGGCTTCTATTTTTACACAAGCTGGAACATACGCCCCTACTTTAGGTGTGCTTGGTGCTGTAATTGGCTTGATTGCAGCACTTGGGAATATGGAGGATACAGATGCATTAGGTCATGCGATTTCTGCAGCTTTTGTTGCAACACTACTCGGTATTTTCACAGGTTATGTATTATGGCATCCATTTGCAAATAAATTACGAGAAAAGTCTAAGAATGAAGCAAAGATTAAATATGTAATGGTAGAAGGAATATTGTCGATAGCAAATGGTGAATCTCCACAAATCATTAAAGATAAATTAGGTTCTTATCTTTCACCAAGAGAGTTAACGAAAATAAAACAGGAGGAGACCGATGCGCAAAAAGAAACAGCGTAA
- a CDS encoding LacI family DNA-binding transcriptional regulator, whose amino-acid sequence MANIQEVAQRAGVSVATVSRVFNNSSTVAKKTRLKVEQAIDELNYEPSVLGRNLRNSESRLLLVLIPSISNPFYSDIIRGIEDTAIGLGYNILLCETDSNPDRESIYFNLIRNRLADGIISMDPSVNKNKLIELASQYPIVQCSEFDEDSSISYVTINNELAAYHAVKHLIKIGQKKIALINSDEKFLYARERRRGYEKALNEYGLKVEADWICNTESLDFEDGKRAMRRLLDLFDRPTAVFAVSDMLAIGALKEVNSSGLRVPQDFAMIGFDKIAFSNMTHPTLTTIAQPMYKMGCISAKMIINKIQGKQVESIILDHELVIREST is encoded by the coding sequence GTGGCGAACATTCAAGAAGTGGCTCAGAGAGCTGGGGTTTCCGTTGCGACAGTATCACGGGTGTTTAATAATAGTAGTACTGTTGCAAAAAAGACAAGGTTGAAAGTGGAACAGGCAATAGATGAATTGAACTATGAACCGAGTGTACTTGGGCGTAATTTGAGAAACTCGGAAAGTAGGTTACTTCTAGTCTTAATCCCGAGTATTTCAAACCCCTTTTATTCAGACATTATTAGGGGAATTGAAGACACCGCGATAGGCCTTGGTTACAATATTCTTTTGTGTGAAACAGACTCGAACCCGGATAGGGAGTCTATTTATTTTAATTTAATTAGAAATCGTTTAGCCGACGGGATAATTTCCATGGATCCTTCGGTGAATAAGAACAAGCTGATCGAACTTGCTAGCCAGTATCCAATTGTTCAATGCAGTGAGTTTGATGAGGATTCGAGTATTTCGTATGTCACGATTAATAATGAATTGGCAGCGTATCACGCTGTGAAGCATTTGATTAAAATTGGACAGAAAAAAATTGCACTTATTAATTCAGATGAAAAGTTTTTATATGCACGTGAGAGGCGTCGGGGCTATGAAAAAGCGTTGAATGAGTATGGCTTAAAAGTTGAAGCTGACTGGATTTGTAATACAGAATCATTGGATTTCGAGGATGGTAAGCGTGCGATGAGACGTTTACTGGATTTGTTTGATCGGCCGACAGCCGTGTTTGCTGTATCCGATATGTTAGCTATTGGTGCGCTAAAAGAAGTCAATTCCTCAGGTTTACGAGTTCCACAAGATTTTGCAATGATTGGATTTGATAAAATAGCATTTTCGAATATGACGCATCCAACGTTGACTACTATTGCACAACCGATGTATAAGATGGGGTGTATTTCTGCAAAAATGATTATCAACAAAATTCAGGGTAAGCAGGTAGAAAGTATTATTTTGGATCACGAATTAGTTATTCGTGAGTCTACATAA
- a CDS encoding acyl-CoA dehydrogenase family protein: MKLTDLNTTKARIKALEKKIKPFTERAQQHDEDGSFPFENFNDLKDIGYPALTVPKEYGGLGISLSEMIRLQETLAKADGSTALSIGWHMGITKFLGEHHTWKKEKYQAFAKDVMETGALLNNAATEPATGSPTRGGKPETVAKKVGEKWVINGRKTFTTLAPILDYFVVSASINESDKVANFLIKRNRDGVKIDETWDSIAMRGSGSHDLVLTAVKVEDDDLVQYLTPGNKPAAGWLLHIPACYLGIARAAQEYAIEFATSYSPNSIEGTISDLPNVKQKIGEMELKAMQSQHFLYSVAKKWDESSNEIRQTMKPELGAVKLSVVNQAVEIVDLAMRIAGARSLSKQNPLQRYYRDVRAGLHNPPMDDMTIVQLATTSIARQKNSDR; this comes from the coding sequence ATGAAGTTGACTGACCTTAATACAACTAAAGCACGAATAAAAGCATTAGAAAAGAAAATAAAGCCTTTTACAGAAAGAGCCCAACAACACGATGAAGATGGTTCATTTCCATTTGAAAACTTTAACGACTTAAAAGACATTGGTTATCCAGCATTAACCGTTCCAAAAGAATATGGTGGTTTAGGTATTTCACTATCTGAGATGATCCGCCTTCAAGAAACCCTGGCAAAAGCAGACGGTTCCACAGCACTTTCTATAGGCTGGCATATGGGAATCACTAAATTTCTAGGCGAACATCATACTTGGAAAAAAGAAAAGTATCAAGCGTTTGCGAAAGACGTTATGGAGACAGGAGCCCTTTTAAATAACGCTGCAACAGAACCAGCTACCGGAAGCCCTACTAGAGGCGGAAAACCTGAAACAGTCGCTAAAAAGGTTGGCGAGAAATGGGTGATAAACGGAAGAAAAACCTTCACTACACTTGCTCCAATTTTAGATTACTTTGTTGTTAGTGCCTCAATTAATGAGTCCGACAAAGTTGCAAACTTTTTAATCAAACGAAATAGGGATGGCGTTAAAATAGATGAGACGTGGGACTCTATAGCTATGAGGGGATCCGGCAGTCATGATCTTGTTTTAACAGCTGTAAAAGTTGAAGACGATGACCTTGTCCAATACTTGACACCTGGTAATAAACCAGCTGCCGGTTGGCTGTTGCATATACCAGCATGCTATCTTGGAATAGCTCGTGCAGCACAAGAATACGCGATAGAATTTGCTACAAGCTATTCACCAAACAGCATAGAAGGAACTATTTCCGACCTACCTAATGTAAAACAAAAAATTGGTGAAATGGAATTAAAAGCCATGCAATCTCAGCATTTCCTTTATTCTGTAGCGAAGAAGTGGGATGAAAGTAGTAATGAAATACGTCAGACGATGAAGCCAGAACTTGGGGCTGTTAAACTTTCGGTCGTGAATCAAGCTGTAGAAATTGTGGATTTAGCTATGCGTATTGCTGGTGCTCGTAGTTTATCTAAACAAAACCCGTTGCAACGCTATTATCGGGACGTCCGTGCTGGCCTACACAACCCGCCAATGGATGATATGACAATCGTGCAGCTTGCCACAACATCTATTGCAAGACAAAAAAATTCGGATAGGTAA
- a CDS encoding dipeptidase: MKIIDTHCDALLKMQLAKRGKFIKSGTLDYKTSKHLDNNLTNLKAGQLMAQFFAIFIHPNVPASEKWQHALEQIDLFYTEVLEKNPEMKHIKSWKDFDALQENEIGAVLTLEGADAFGNDLSKLRHLYRLGVLSVGLTWNNANLCADGAEEPRGGGVTLLGKEVVKLNNENYVYTDVSHLTVKGFWDIMELAKYPIASHSNARTVCDHVRNLDDEQVKAMFANNGTLHVVFNPPFINYEKDNATIADLLKHIDHLCSLGGVKHIGFGSDFDGITSFVTDLSDAAHYQNLINELLKYYSEDQVKGFAYRNFLDNRPRL; the protein is encoded by the coding sequence ATGAAAATTATTGATACACATTGTGATGCACTGTTGAAAATGCAACTTGCTAAACGAGGAAAGTTTATTAAAAGCGGTACACTTGATTATAAAACATCGAAACATTTGGATAATAACCTAACCAATCTAAAGGCGGGACAACTAATGGCGCAGTTTTTCGCCATATTTATCCACCCAAATGTCCCGGCAAGTGAAAAGTGGCAACATGCTTTGGAACAAATTGACTTATTTTATACTGAGGTACTAGAAAAAAATCCGGAGATGAAACACATCAAATCATGGAAAGACTTTGATGCATTGCAAGAAAATGAAATTGGTGCTGTTTTAACACTAGAAGGCGCAGATGCTTTTGGTAATGATTTGAGTAAGCTGCGTCATTTATATCGCCTTGGTGTTTTGTCAGTAGGTTTAACGTGGAATAATGCAAACCTTTGTGCTGATGGAGCAGAAGAGCCACGTGGCGGAGGGGTAACACTTCTCGGAAAAGAAGTAGTAAAGCTTAATAATGAAAATTATGTATATACCGATGTTTCCCATTTAACGGTTAAGGGATTTTGGGATATCATGGAGCTAGCAAAATACCCGATTGCCAGTCATTCGAATGCTCGAACAGTTTGTGACCATGTTCGTAATCTTGATGATGAACAAGTCAAAGCAATGTTCGCAAACAATGGTACGCTTCATGTAGTTTTTAACCCGCCGTTTATTAATTATGAAAAAGATAATGCGACGATAGCTGATTTACTAAAACATATCGATCATCTATGTTCACTTGGTGGAGTAAAACATATTGGTTTTGGTTCTGACTTTGACGGTATTACGTCGTTCGTTACGGATTTATCTGATGCTGCACACTATCAAAATCTAATCAACGAGTTACTTAAATACTATTCTGAGGATCAAGTAAAAGGGTTTGCTTATCGGAATTTCTTGGATAATCGACCTAGACTGTAA
- a CDS encoding SDR family oxidoreductase, whose protein sequence is MKVLVAGANGHTGRLLIQYLKQDGHEPYAMIRKEEQKPEMEKLGGIPVIADLEGDVGHAVRGMDVVMFAAGSGSKTGPDKTASVDRDGAINLMKATEKTGIKKFIILSSIGAGRELGEPEKGKEAMHYYLKMKKEADKYLQNTELDYTIVRPGGLTNDKGTSKIKVGETVERDSIPREDVAKTMIAAIQEPNAYHKAFEMVSGDVQIEEALKSL, encoded by the coding sequence ATGAAAGTACTAGTAGCGGGAGCAAATGGTCATACAGGTCGTTTACTTATTCAGTATTTGAAACAGGATGGACATGAACCGTATGCGATGATTCGAAAAGAGGAACAAAAACCGGAGATGGAGAAACTAGGTGGAATTCCTGTCATCGCTGACCTTGAAGGTGATGTTGGTCATGCTGTTAGAGGCATGGATGTTGTCATGTTTGCAGCAGGTTCTGGTAGTAAAACGGGACCAGATAAAACAGCCTCGGTCGACCGAGATGGTGCTATTAATTTGATGAAAGCAACTGAAAAAACGGGCATTAAGAAATTTATTATTTTGAGTAGCATTGGTGCTGGAAGAGAGCTTGGAGAGCCTGAAAAAGGAAAAGAAGCAATGCATTATTATCTGAAAATGAAAAAAGAAGCGGATAAATATTTACAGAATACGGAACTTGACTACACAATCGTGCGCCCTGGTGGTCTAACGAACGATAAAGGAACTAGCAAAATCAAGGTTGGGGAAACGGTTGAACGTGATTCAATTCCACGTGAAGACGTAGCGAAAACCATGATTGCTGCAATCCAAGAACCTAATGCCTATCATAAAGCATTTGAGATGGTTTCTGGCGATGTACAGATTGAAGAAGCGTTGAAGAGTTTGTAA
- a CDS encoding ABC transporter substrate-binding protein, whose protein sequence is MKIWKKSLGSLWIIGLVILLVACNNADTGSKEESGDTSNNDTSTEADAASDEEVTIVYARGVDTTGANEKLVAAFEKSHPNINVEYREMPADTGQQHDQYVTAFSAQSAEIDVFDADVIWPAEFAQADYALELDRFIEKDGIDMNAYFEGTVASGKFNGKQWAMPKFTDAGVLYYRSDIVEEPPATWDELIEQANALQGEAGTEFGYLMQAAQYEGLITNAIEFIASYGGQVIDEENNVVANSPETVKAIKKMQEIVGSDFVPDNILNFMEIETETAFIEGKSVFARNWPYMQASAADESRSKVAGNVEITTLPAGDAGSASTLGGWMTMINRYSEHPEAAWEFVKFMTGAEGQKITAIEGGSAPTLKALYEDAEVKEASPLFANPEFVKVLESAVPRPITPIYPEISDIMQIELSKALAGEQTAEEAASNMQTKIEEAVSE, encoded by the coding sequence TTGAAGATCTGGAAAAAGAGTTTAGGTAGTCTTTGGATAATTGGTTTAGTCATTCTATTAGTAGCTTGTAATAACGCAGATACAGGAAGTAAGGAAGAATCTGGTGATACTTCGAATAATGACACATCTACTGAAGCGGATGCGGCTTCTGATGAAGAAGTAACGATTGTTTATGCTCGTGGTGTAGATACAACTGGTGCAAATGAAAAATTAGTTGCTGCTTTTGAAAAATCTCATCCGAATATTAATGTGGAATATCGCGAAATGCCTGCTGACACAGGGCAACAACATGATCAGTATGTAACCGCTTTCAGTGCACAAAGTGCTGAAATTGACGTTTTTGATGCTGATGTTATCTGGCCAGCCGAATTTGCTCAAGCAGATTATGCATTAGAGTTGGATCGTTTTATTGAAAAAGATGGAATTGATATGAATGCTTATTTCGAAGGTACTGTAGCATCTGGTAAGTTTAACGGGAAACAATGGGCAATGCCGAAGTTCACAGATGCTGGTGTACTCTACTACCGTTCCGATATTGTTGAGGAACCTCCAGCAACTTGGGATGAACTAATCGAACAAGCTAACGCATTACAAGGTGAAGCAGGAACAGAATTTGGTTACTTAATGCAAGCAGCTCAATATGAGGGATTAATTACTAACGCGATTGAGTTTATTGCATCTTACGGGGGACAAGTTATTGACGAAGAAAATAACGTCGTAGCGAATAGCCCTGAAACGGTAAAAGCTATTAAGAAAATGCAAGAAATAGTAGGTTCAGACTTTGTTCCCGACAACATTTTAAACTTCATGGAAATAGAAACAGAAACTGCATTTATTGAAGGTAAATCAGTATTTGCACGAAACTGGCCATACATGCAAGCATCTGCAGCTGATGAGTCTCGCTCAAAAGTTGCTGGTAATGTAGAAATCACAACTCTACCAGCAGGTGACGCAGGTAGTGCATCTACTCTCGGTGGATGGATGACGATGATTAACCGTTATTCTGAGCATCCTGAAGCAGCTTGGGAGTTCGTGAAATTCATGACTGGTGCTGAAGGTCAAAAGATCACTGCAATTGAGGGTGGATCTGCGCCAACATTAAAAGCTCTTTACGAAGATGCAGAAGTAAAAGAAGCTAGTCCATTATTTGCAAATCCAGAGTTCGTTAAAGTATTGGAAAGCGCTGTTCCAAGACCGATAACGCCAATTTACCCGGAAATCTCTGATATTATGCAAATCGAACTTTCAAAAGCTTTAGCAGGAGAACAAACTGCAGAGGAAGCTGCGAGTAACATG
- the asnB gene encoding asparagine synthase (glutamine-hydrolyzing) has protein sequence MCGITGIINWQKDVRSEQSTLQRMTETLTLRGPDDSQVWMSQHAAFGHKRLAVVDLEGGKQPMSKDYKGVTYTLVYNGELYNTEELRTDLCNKGYQFHTTSDTEVLLTAYIEWQDDCVRYLNGIYAFGVWDPSKGKLFMARDRLGVKPLFFVEANERFLFGSELKAILAHDGVNAEVDRTGLSEIFGLGPSRTPGHGIFKGFKELRPGHALTFSKDGLSVWRYWNMESREHTDTIEETSEKVRNLFVDAVERQLVADVPVSTFLSGGLDSSAITAIASDYFEKNGRGPLSTFSVDYEGNDQHFKASKFQPSSDQPWIDKVVDHFSTDHHDEVISGFDLADLLKEAVTLRDQPGMADIDSSLLWFCRRIKQHTTVSLSGECADEIFGGYPWFHDPSSAQGDGFPWMKSLDSRIDLLHPEWQTKLNLKSYVMDRYQDTINETPRLDGESEEDARRRELFYLNMHWFMAQLLDRKDRMSMGASLEVRVPFADHKLVEYVWNIPWDMKILDGREKGILRKALEGLLPEDVLYRKKSPYPKTFQPEYTRQVVNWMKEILADSNSPLFDFVRRDRIEAIVNSEGKEFTEPWYGQLMKGPQLIAHLCQIDYWLRTYNVKVSD, from the coding sequence ATGTGTGGTATAACTGGAATTATTAATTGGCAGAAAGACGTTCGATCTGAGCAATCTACATTGCAGAGAATGACAGAAACATTGACATTAAGGGGGCCAGACGATTCGCAGGTGTGGATGAGTCAACATGCTGCGTTTGGTCATAAAAGACTTGCGGTTGTCGATCTTGAAGGTGGAAAACAGCCGATGAGTAAGGACTATAAAGGTGTTACGTACACACTTGTATATAATGGGGAATTATATAATACGGAAGAATTGCGGACTGATTTGTGTAATAAAGGGTATCAATTTCATACAACATCAGATACGGAAGTTTTACTAACCGCTTATATCGAGTGGCAAGATGACTGTGTTCGATACTTAAATGGAATCTATGCCTTTGGGGTTTGGGACCCTAGCAAAGGGAAGCTATTTATGGCGCGGGATCGGCTTGGAGTTAAACCGCTATTTTTTGTAGAAGCTAATGAACGTTTTCTATTTGGATCGGAATTAAAAGCGATTTTAGCACATGATGGCGTGAATGCAGAGGTAGATCGTACGGGCTTGTCAGAAATATTTGGACTTGGTCCTTCAAGAACACCTGGTCACGGGATATTTAAAGGGTTTAAAGAATTGAGGCCAGGCCATGCGTTAACTTTTTCAAAGGATGGATTAAGCGTTTGGCGGTATTGGAATATGGAAAGTCGTGAACACACAGATACTATTGAGGAAACTTCTGAAAAAGTTAGGAATTTATTTGTTGATGCTGTCGAGCGCCAACTGGTTGCGGATGTCCCAGTATCTACCTTTCTATCAGGTGGTTTAGATTCGAGTGCAATCACTGCAATTGCTTCTGACTACTTTGAAAAAAATGGGAGAGGACCGCTGTCAACCTTTTCGGTGGATTATGAAGGGAATGATCAGCATTTTAAGGCAAGCAAGTTTCAGCCTTCGAGCGACCAGCCCTGGATTGATAAAGTAGTCGACCATTTTTCAACAGATCATCATGATGAGGTGATTTCCGGCTTTGACTTAGCGGACTTATTAAAAGAGGCAGTCACGTTACGTGATCAACCTGGTATGGCTGATATTGATTCTTCGTTATTATGGTTCTGTCGCCGAATCAAGCAACATACAACGGTTAGTTTATCTGGAGAATGTGCTGACGAAATTTTTGGCGGGTATCCTTGGTTCCATGACCCCTCTAGCGCTCAAGGAGATGGTTTTCCTTGGATGAAGTCCTTGGATTCAAGAATCGACCTACTTCATCCTGAATGGCAAACGAAATTAAATCTAAAATCTTATGTCATGGATCGGTACCAAGATACAATTAACGAAACGCCCCGTTTAGACGGGGAAAGTGAAGAGGATGCGCGACGCCGTGAGCTTTTTTACTTGAATATGCATTGGTTTATGGCTCAGTTGTTAGATCGTAAGGATCGGATGAGTATGGGGGCGAGTCTGGAGGTTAGGGTTCCATTTGCAGATCACAAACTAGTGGAATATGTGTGGAACATTCCATGGGACATGAAAATCTTAGATGGAAGAGAAAAGGGTATTTTACGAAAAGCATTAGAAGGTCTGTTGCCTGAAGATGTATTATATCGTAAAAAAAGCCCGTATCCTAAAACCTTTCAACCTGAATATACACGTCAAGTGGTAAACTGGATGAAAGAAATCTTAGCAGATTCTAATTCGCCACTATTCGATTTTGTGAGGCGGGATCGCATAGAAGCCATTGTCAACAGTGAAGGGAAAGAGTTTACCGAACCGTGGTATGGCCAATTAATGAAAGGACCGCAGCTAATTGCTCATTTGTGTCAGATTGACTATTGGTTGAGAACGTATAATGTTAAGGTGAGTGATTAA